A portion of the Oscillospiraceae bacterium genome contains these proteins:
- a CDS encoding restriction endonuclease: MAIPKYNELYRLVLLALQDGSAHSMKDVRNFVAGFLHLTDEELAEPLPSNPQSSIFAGRVGWAKTYLKKAQMLDSSQRGYIQITPSGRELLESNVPITNALLAEKCPEFLEFYRHKNNCDAAVVPVVPDSSNADTSETPQETFERVYTLINDQLADDLLTAVLGQSPAFFEHLVVDLMKAMDYGEGFVTRYSGDDGVDGIIHEDKLGFNLIYIQAKRWKPDVTIGKPELQKFAGAMMGPPKVEKGLFITTARFSSKAREFADAQHIILVDGKRLTELMIEYGVGVSTQKAYLIKRVDSDYFQEN, from the coding sequence ATGGCAATTCCAAAATACAATGAATTATATCGCCTCGTTTTGCTTGCTTTGCAGGACGGTTCGGCGCATTCTATGAAGGACGTGCGCAATTTTGTTGCAGGTTTTCTCCATTTGACCGACGAGGAGCTTGCAGAGCCCCTGCCCAGCAATCCACAGAGCAGTATATTTGCCGGTCGTGTGGGCTGGGCCAAAACTTATCTGAAAAAAGCACAGATGTTGGATTCTTCGCAGCGTGGATACATCCAGATCACTCCGTCTGGCCGGGAACTTCTGGAGAGCAATGTTCCCATCACGAATGCTTTGTTGGCAGAGAAATGCCCGGAATTTCTGGAGTTCTACCGGCACAAAAACAACTGCGATGCAGCGGTTGTACCTGTTGTTCCCGACTCATCCAACGCAGATACCTCTGAAACTCCGCAAGAGACCTTTGAACGGGTGTATACGCTCATCAATGACCAGCTTGCCGACGATCTTCTGACCGCTGTTCTGGGGCAGTCTCCGGCTTTCTTTGAACATCTCGTGGTTGATCTGATGAAAGCCATGGATTACGGCGAGGGTTTTGTCACCCGCTACAGCGGAGATGACGGCGTAGACGGTATCATCCATGAAGATAAGCTCGGTTTCAATCTAATCTATATTCAAGCTAAGCGCTGGAAGCCGGATGTTACCATCGGCAAGCCCGAACTGCAAAAATTCGCAGGCGCCATGATGGGGCCGCCCAAAGTGGAAAAAGGTCTTTTTATCACGACTGCCCGGTTTTCTTCAAAAGCCAGAGAATTTGCAGATGCTCAACACATCATCCTTGTAGACGGTAAGCGCCTGACTGAACTGATGATCGAATACGGTGTGGGTGTTTCCACGCAAAAAGCCTACCTCATCAAACGCGTCGACAGTGACTATTTCCAAGAAAATTGA
- a CDS encoding NusG domain II-containing protein, with protein MSVTKKSDAASGKKRWKPWQKNLIFALVVLAVAAALYFGWRAARGSKGTGLEAVVDFGSGASETLSLDEDHDYLYDVGDYVVHLQVKDGAIAFLDSQCPDHICEQFGWLDKDGAWAACVPAGVYVVVQEAAS; from the coding sequence ATGAGCGTGACCAAAAAATCTGACGCAGCTTCCGGCAAAAAACGCTGGAAGCCGTGGCAGAAGAACCTGATCTTTGCTCTGGTGGTGCTGGCCGTGGCAGCGGCGCTGTACTTTGGTTGGCGCGCGGCCCGCGGCAGCAAGGGCACGGGTCTGGAAGCAGTCGTTGACTTTGGCAGCGGCGCATCTGAGACCCTCTCGCTGGACGAAGATCATGATTACCTGTATGATGTGGGCGACTATGTGGTCCACCTGCAGGTAAAAGACGGCGCGATCGCGTTTTTGGACAGCCAGTGCCCCGATCATATCTGTGAGCAATTCGGCTGGCTGGACAAGGACGGTGCCTGGGCGGCTTGTGTGCCGGCAGGCGTGTATGTGGTGGTGCAGGAAGCTGCTTCCTGA